In Tripterygium wilfordii isolate XIE 37 chromosome 23, ASM1340144v1, whole genome shotgun sequence, one genomic interval encodes:
- the LOC119992720 gene encoding two-component response regulator ARR4-like translates to MGLIVPNNNGCLSTYPLGKRMVGIDHFISDYEEVHVLAIDDNLVDRMVIERLLKITSCKVMAVDSGIRVLQFLGLDEENNCSVGFDSLKVDLIITDYCMPGMTGDELLKKIKESSALREIPVVIRSSENVVTRIDRCLEEGVEDFIVKSVKLSDVKRLQGYMTRDGNQERCINNKRKLPETCDLWSLP, encoded by the exons atgggaTTGATTGTTCCTAACAACAATGGTTGCCTTTCGACTTACCCACTTGGAAAAAGGATGG ttggaatagATCATTTTATATCTGATtatgaggaggttcatgttttggctatcgatgacaaccttgttgatagaatggtcattgaaaggttgctcaagattacttcctgtaaagtgatggcggtggatagtggaataagagtacttcagtttctgggattagacgaggagaataattgttctgttgggtttgatagtttgaaggtggatctAATTATCACCGATTATTGTATGCCTGGAATGACAGGAGATGAGTtgctaaagaaaatcaaggaatcgtctgccttgagagagattccggtagtaatcaggtcatctgagaacgtagtgactcgaatcgacagatgcttggaagaaggagtagaggattttattgtaaagtcaGTGAAGTTGtccgatgtgaagcgcttgcaaggttacatgaccagagacggaaaccaagagagatgcatcaacaacaagagaaagcttccggagacttgtgatctatggtcattacca